Genomic window (Gelria sp. Kuro-4):
CTGCCGGAGGGACGGTTCTTGTGGCGGGCTAATACTACGTTCTCATTAGGACTACGGTAAGGCAAGGTTTTCTCTGCCGTATAACCTACAGTGCCTTGACACTAACTTGTACCCCTGCATTGACACGACCAAGATCCATGAAGTGTGGTGAGTACAGGAAGGTGAGGGTAATATCGACAATGGAGTCAGTGAATGCCCAGGCAAAGATCACGGGAAAGGGACAAGTTCAGCTCCCGGCCGTAATCCGAAAAAGACTTGGTGCGGAGGTCGGTGATTTTTTGGTGTTCAAGTCCACGGAGAATGGCCACGTGCTGCTGGAGCTCAGGAAGCAAAAGCGCCTAACCAAGCTGGCAGGAGCCCTGAAAGCCACGCAACCGTTTCCTGGAGTTGAGGCTGAAGAAGAGGAGACCCGCCGCTTATGGACTGAAGCGAGGCAGCATAAGGCATGAAAAAAGCTTGGTTGGATGCTGGGAAGGCGGATGGAGCTCCTGATCCCTGGGTGAAAACCCCAGGTTTTCTTTTTGCTAGTTATTAGTAAAAGGTATTGCTTTTAACAGTTGGTGGTGTTATAATCAAGACCGCAGACAGGCGGTGGCACGCGGTGCGTACCAATGATTTTGGGCAACCGAAGGAATGGGGAACTTGTTGCTGAATTATTTAATTAGGGAACACTTGGACAAGTCTGGGTGAACCTGACATGCTGAAAGGATGGGGTGCATAAAATGTCAACGTTTCCGGTGAGTGAACACGCAAGCTGGGTGGGGGCGCTGGACTGGAACCTCCGGGACTTTCACGGCCTTTACTGCCCGCGCGGTGGCTCCTACAATGCCTACCTGGTACGCGGGACGAAGGCGGCGCTGATCGACAGCGTGTACACCCCCTTTGCCGGCCAGTTGCTTCAACACCTTAAGGAGCTGGTGGACCCGGCTGAGATCAGCTACATAGTGGCCAACCACGCGGAAATCGACCACTCCGGGGCACTGCCGCAGCTGCTTACGGCTGCCTCTGAGGCTACGGTGGTATGCACGGCGCGCTGCCGTGACATGCTCATGGCCTGCCACCAGGTCCCCGCGGCGCGCTTTCAGGTGGTGAAGGACGGCGACACCCTGGACCTGGGCGGGGCGACCCTGCGTTTTTACGAGGTGCCGCTGGTGCACTGGCCGGAGACCATGTTCACCTACCTCGTGGAGGACCAGGCGCTCTTTCCCTGTGACTTCCTGGGGGCTCAGGTGGCGGCGCTGCCCTTCTTCGCCGACCAGGTGCCGGGGGTGCTGAACGAAGCGCGCGACTACTACACCTTCCTCATGCGCGCCTACGCCAAGGCCGCCCTCACCGGGGTGGCCCGCGTGCGCGAGCTGGCGCCGCGGGTGATCGCCCCTTCCCACGGGCCCATTTGGCGCGACGGCGGTGAGGACATCCTGGCGGCCTACGAGCGCTGGAGTGCCAGCCCGGAACAG
Coding sequences:
- a CDS encoding AbrB/MazE/SpoVT family DNA-binding domain-containing protein yields the protein MKCGEYRKVRVISTMESVNAQAKITGKGQVQLPAVIRKRLGAEVGDFLVFKSTENGHVLLELRKQKRLTKLAGALKATQPFPGVEAEEEETRRLWTEARQHKA
- a CDS encoding FprA family A-type flavoprotein; translated protein: MSTFPVSEHASWVGALDWNLRDFHGLYCPRGGSYNAYLVRGTKAALIDSVYTPFAGQLLQHLKELVDPAEISYIVANHAEIDHSGALPQLLTAASEATVVCTARCRDMLMACHQVPAARFQVVKDGDTLDLGGATLRFYEVPLVHWPETMFTYLVEDQALFPCDFLGAQVAALPFFADQVPGVLNEARDYYTFLMRAYAKAALTGVARVRELAPRVIAPSHGPIWRDGGEDILAAYERWSASPEQNLVVVAYASLWGGTEAMARAVADGAGESGATVKLYRLSACPVSRVLGDILEAKAVALGTPTFVGGIHPALAGFFPFLSMIRPQGKRGLTFGTAGWAGGGARKLWKELQGLGLNLLEDVPESRFVPGPAETERLRELGRKLAQG